The following are from one region of the Sandaracinus amylolyticus genome:
- a CDS encoding general secretion pathway protein GspK, protein MTARAHGIGPFRGSGDSKDRERRGRLCGRDRKSERSLRERGLALVIAMTAVAILAVMLADMHESTTASYVVATTERDQLRAEYMAKSGLNLTRLLVSQEPAIRATVAPIYQLLTGRGPPMIPVWSYANGILRPFCDYEGMQESGMINTVGVDFATSEGLGDTGGTCEIIALAENAKLNVSDPLNFDGDRARTGVAMQMFALMGGYQSPSPFDPLFEQRDADGQYTSRLDVVSALIDWWDYDGERTTFDPGASTVASGGAEDDVYRMFDDPYQAKNAAFDSIEEIRLIRGVGDDFWATFVEPDPDDPNTRAITIYGSGAVNPNEATPEVLIARVCSILTDQPLCTDPLEASKFIQIMRTLRMIAPIPWFTHPRDFRSFLEGRGGERDLYPMLAGFLGTDNPILFRPVTMSQQQGTQVEAAFVTAARILTIQSTGTVGRATVRVRTVMNFHDRWTPPPPNAGTMPGLGIFYYYRVD, encoded by the coding sequence GTGACTGCGCGGGCGCACGGCATCGGGCCCTTCCGCGGCTCGGGCGACAGCAAGGATCGCGAGCGTCGCGGCCGGCTCTGTGGCCGTGATCGGAAGAGCGAGCGGAGCCTGCGCGAGCGCGGGCTCGCGCTCGTGATCGCGATGACCGCGGTCGCGATCCTCGCGGTGATGCTCGCCGACATGCACGAGAGCACGACCGCGTCGTACGTCGTCGCGACGACCGAGCGCGATCAGCTCCGCGCCGAGTACATGGCGAAGAGCGGGCTCAACCTCACGCGCCTGCTCGTGTCGCAGGAGCCCGCGATCCGCGCGACCGTCGCGCCGATCTACCAGCTGCTCACCGGCCGTGGCCCGCCGATGATCCCGGTGTGGTCGTACGCGAACGGGATCCTCCGTCCGTTCTGCGACTACGAGGGGATGCAGGAGTCGGGGATGATCAACACCGTCGGCGTCGACTTCGCGACGAGCGAGGGCCTCGGCGACACCGGCGGCACCTGCGAGATCATCGCGCTCGCGGAGAACGCGAAGCTCAACGTCAGCGACCCGCTGAACTTCGACGGTGATCGCGCGCGCACCGGCGTCGCGATGCAGATGTTCGCGCTGATGGGCGGCTATCAGTCCCCTTCACCGTTCGATCCGCTCTTCGAGCAGCGCGATGCGGACGGGCAGTACACGTCGCGCCTCGACGTCGTGAGCGCGCTGATCGACTGGTGGGACTACGACGGCGAGCGAACGACGTTCGATCCCGGCGCCAGCACCGTGGCCAGCGGCGGCGCCGAGGACGACGTCTACCGCATGTTCGACGACCCCTATCAGGCGAAGAACGCAGCCTTCGACTCGATCGAGGAGATCCGCCTGATCCGCGGCGTCGGCGACGACTTCTGGGCGACGTTCGTCGAGCCCGATCCCGACGATCCGAACACGCGCGCGATCACGATCTACGGCTCGGGCGCGGTGAACCCGAACGAGGCGACGCCCGAGGTGCTGATCGCGCGCGTCTGCTCGATCCTCACCGATCAGCCGCTCTGCACCGACCCGCTCGAGGCGAGCAAATTCATCCAGATCATGCGCACGCTGCGGATGATCGCGCCGATCCCGTGGTTCACGCATCCGCGCGACTTCCGCTCGTTCCTCGAGGGACGCGGCGGTGAGCGCGATCTCTATCCGATGCTCGCGGGCTTCCTCGGGACCGACAACCCGATCCTGTTCCGTCCCGTCACGATGTCGCAGCAGCAGGGGACGCAGGTCGAGGCCGCGTTCGTCACCGCGGCACGCATCCTCACGATCCAGTCGACCGGCACCGTCGGTCGCGCGACGGTCCGCGTGCGCACCGTCATGAACTTCCACGATCGCTGGACCCCGCCGCCGCCCAACGCGGGCACGATGCCGGGGCTCGGCATCTTCTACTACTACCGGGTGGACTGA
- a CDS encoding type II secretion system protein GspJ, producing the protein MSRARLRTRGMTLIEAMVAVTILAIITTVVYGGFSQTMRNKSRVEEQADRAHVVRVAMERIVRELSQAYVSVHVNPNPSMQSMLTTFHGYRQGRGSRIDFTSFSHRRLYRDAHESDQNELSYFLARHPEHRDQTALVRREQRRIDANPEEGGDLTIMVEDVREFTLEYLDGLTLEWVDSWDATPTGTQANRLPTQVRVQLVVPGVIDPRRTETYTTRAVIPINWALNHAVYNP; encoded by the coding sequence GTGAGCCGCGCTCGCCTGCGCACCCGCGGCATGACGCTGATCGAGGCGATGGTCGCGGTGACCATCCTCGCGATCATCACGACCGTCGTGTACGGCGGCTTCTCCCAGACGATGCGCAACAAGTCGCGCGTCGAGGAGCAGGCCGATCGCGCGCACGTCGTGCGCGTGGCGATGGAGCGCATCGTCCGCGAGCTCTCGCAGGCGTACGTCTCGGTGCACGTCAATCCGAACCCGTCGATGCAGTCGATGCTCACGACGTTCCACGGCTATCGCCAGGGACGCGGCAGCCGCATCGACTTCACGTCGTTCTCGCACCGCCGGCTCTATCGCGACGCGCACGAGTCGGATCAGAACGAGCTCAGCTACTTCCTCGCGCGCCATCCCGAGCATCGCGATCAGACCGCGCTCGTGCGCCGCGAGCAGCGCCGCATCGACGCGAACCCCGAAGAGGGCGGCGACCTCACGATCATGGTCGAGGACGTGCGCGAGTTCACCCTCGAGTACCTCGACGGGCTCACGCTCGAGTGGGTCGACTCGTGGGACGCGACGCCGACCGGCACCCAGGCGAACCGCCTGCCGACGCAGGTGCGCGTGCAGCTCGTCGTGCCGGGCGTGATCGATCCGCGCCGGACCGAGACGTACACGACGCGCGCGGTGATCCCGATCAACTGGGCCCTCAACCACGCGGTGTACAACCCGTGA
- a CDS encoding type IV pilus modification PilV family protein, with the protein MRRSTSKAIGGFTLLEVMVAVAILAIALTAIFASEAGAIRVASRARFTTTATLLARCKMAEIEEQMQREGLPAVSATGDDACCEDGEVEGFECEWEISRIVLPDQASTTDEELAEGLGAAAEGAEGAEGGAPQMPDVTSIMSGAMMGGGGDMVSEMALQYAFPVLKPQIEEQVRRARVTVRWHEGEEERSFDVVQYLVAEQPPAAVTQQAADQLINGTPPPGTPPPGTPPPGRSGGGL; encoded by the coding sequence ATGCGCCGCTCCACGTCGAAGGCAATCGGCGGCTTCACGCTGCTCGAGGTGATGGTCGCGGTCGCGATCCTCGCGATCGCGCTGACCGCGATCTTCGCGAGCGAAGCGGGCGCGATCCGGGTCGCGTCGCGCGCGCGCTTCACGACCACCGCGACGCTGCTCGCCCGCTGCAAGATGGCGGAGATCGAGGAGCAGATGCAGCGCGAGGGCCTGCCCGCGGTGAGCGCGACGGGCGACGACGCGTGCTGCGAGGACGGCGAGGTCGAGGGCTTCGAGTGCGAGTGGGAGATCTCGCGCATCGTGCTGCCCGATCAGGCGTCGACGACCGACGAAGAGCTCGCGGAGGGGCTCGGCGCGGCGGCGGAGGGCGCGGAGGGTGCCGAGGGCGGCGCCCCGCAGATGCCCGACGTCACGTCGATCATGTCGGGCGCGATGATGGGCGGCGGCGGCGACATGGTCTCCGAGATGGCGCTCCAGTACGCGTTCCCGGTGCTCAAGCCGCAGATCGAGGAGCAGGTGCGGCGCGCGCGCGTGACGGTGCGCTGGCACGAGGGCGAGGAGGAGCGCTCGTTCGACGTGGTGCAGTACCTCGTCGCCGAGCAGCCGCCGGCCGCGGTCACGCAGCAGGCTGCCGATCAGCTCATCAACGGCACGCCGCCTCCGGGCACGCCGCCTCCGGGCACGCCGCCTCCGGGCCGCAGCGGAGGTGGGCTGTGA
- a CDS encoding pilus assembly FimT family protein — protein sequence MRRDRRERARRAREGMTLIEMMIVVIIIALAATGLGYGLGALERTQLRSACMKITAGARYAYNRSIARGTTVRLVFDLEQETMGFEEAHGRVTLARANDERRAEIAEDGSGDDISGVDPWAAAQARIESTLRPSFGASPFSPIEGRRYQARPLGDGITIERLITPHEPDPREDGRGSIYFFPGGQTEHAVIWLSDGGDRVFSVEIHPLTGRTRVRDHAWEPDELLDQGTSEVRD from the coding sequence ATGCGGCGGGACCGTCGCGAGCGGGCGCGCAGGGCGCGAGAGGGCATGACGCTCATCGAGATGATGATCGTCGTGATCATCATCGCGCTCGCGGCGACCGGTCTCGGCTACGGCCTCGGCGCGCTCGAGCGCACGCAGCTCCGATCGGCGTGCATGAAGATCACCGCGGGCGCGCGCTACGCGTACAACCGCAGCATCGCGCGCGGCACGACGGTGCGTCTCGTGTTCGACCTCGAGCAGGAGACGATGGGCTTCGAGGAGGCGCACGGCCGCGTGACGCTCGCGCGCGCGAACGACGAGCGCCGCGCGGAGATCGCGGAGGACGGCAGCGGCGACGACATCTCGGGCGTCGATCCGTGGGCCGCGGCGCAGGCGCGCATCGAGAGCACGCTGCGCCCCTCGTTCGGCGCGTCGCCGTTCTCGCCGATCGAAGGGCGTCGCTACCAGGCGCGCCCGCTCGGTGACGGGATCACGATCGAGCGGCTGATCACGCCGCACGAGCCCGACCCGCGCGAGGACGGACGCGGATCGATCTACTTCTTCCCGGGCGGCCAGACCGAGCACGCGGTGATCTGGCTGAGCGACGGCGGCGATCGTGTGTTCTCGGTCGAGATCCACCCGCTCACCGGGCGAACGCGGGTGCGCGATCACGCGTGGGAGCCCGACGAGCTTCTCGATCAGGGCACCAGCGAGGTGCGCGACTGA
- a CDS encoding type II secretion system protein, whose product MEQQNQKEITQRARRRRRRSGMTLVEIMIVVIIMALIATAVGVAVLPQLRRAREDATRSDAQQVQSAAVLYLGQEPGADCPTVADLTEAGVLDRSRRTTDAWDHDFVIECEGDDIYVVSAGADGQMGTEDDIRPQ is encoded by the coding sequence ATGGAGCAGCAGAACCAGAAGGAGATCACCCAGCGCGCGCGTCGTCGTCGCCGTCGCTCGGGCATGACGCTCGTCGAGATCATGATCGTCGTCATCATCATGGCGCTGATCGCCACGGCGGTCGGTGTCGCGGTGCTGCCGCAGCTGCGCCGCGCGCGCGAGGACGCGACGCGCTCCGACGCGCAGCAGGTGCAGTCGGCTGCGGTGCTCTATCTCGGCCAGGAGCCGGGCGCGGACTGCCCGACGGTCGCGGACCTCACCGAGGCGGGCGTGCTCGATCGCTCGCGCCGCACGACCGACGCGTGGGATCACGACTTCGTGATCGAGTGCGAGGGCGACGACATCTACGTCGTGAGCGCCGGCGCCGACGGTCAGATGGGCACGGAGGACGACATCCGCCCGCAGTGA
- a CDS encoding type II secretion system protein GspG codes for MARRPRTSSVALPWERQGSRLRELIAGGQWRRVLAALMVIAVGFAIWQSVEAREKVRRTRAVIAETRRALAQFREDMGRCPHTMRELVHPARSGVHYLREEPLDAWGHPLWVRCPGRYDDGDVDVVSAGPSGSFLDDDNIQ; via the coding sequence ATGGCCCGCCGTCCTCGCACCTCCAGCGTCGCGCTTCCCTGGGAACGGCAGGGATCGCGGCTGCGCGAGCTGATCGCGGGCGGGCAGTGGCGTCGCGTGCTGGCCGCGCTGATGGTGATCGCGGTGGGCTTCGCGATCTGGCAGAGCGTCGAGGCGCGCGAGAAGGTGCGTCGCACCCGCGCGGTGATCGCGGAGACGCGCCGCGCCCTCGCGCAGTTCCGCGAGGACATGGGGCGCTGCCCGCACACGATGCGCGAGCTCGTGCACCCCGCGCGCTCGGGCGTGCACTACCTGCGCGAGGAGCCCCTCGACGCGTGGGGACATCCGCTCTGGGTGCGCTGTCCGGGACGCTACGACGACGGGGACGTGGACGTCGTGTCGGCGGGGCCGAGCGGGAGCTTCCTCGACGACGACAACATCCAGTGA
- the gspF gene encoding type II secretion system inner membrane protein GspF, with protein sequence MAVYVWRGIASASGKEIKGVRDADNVRALRTLLRKDGVILTQALEESEAKKKTAREVDFGRFFRRVSALDVAMMTRQLATLLKSGVPLVESMSALIDQLENPELKNALTQTRDKVNEGSSLADALKAHPAIFSDLFVNMVAAGEASGTLETVLGRLAEFLESQSKLKNKVSSALAYPAFMALMSMATVAIMMVVVVPKVTSIFDDFQQALPWYTRLLIFMSDVFTGYWWLLILMIAGAIYGWRRWVTTTEGRAKWDRWLLGLPLFGKLFLMVAVSRFSRTLSTLLKSGVPILHAMEITKNVLGNVELQRVVEEATGSIREGESIAVPLKRSGRFPPIVTHMIAIGERSGQLEEMLENVALAYDNQVETRVQTMTSLLEPAMIVVMGGISGGIAFSILMPLMRINEFVQ encoded by the coding sequence ATGGCCGTCTACGTCTGGCGCGGGATCGCGTCCGCCTCCGGCAAGGAGATCAAGGGCGTGCGCGACGCGGACAACGTCCGCGCGCTCCGCACGCTCCTGCGCAAGGACGGCGTGATCCTCACGCAGGCGCTCGAGGAGTCGGAGGCGAAGAAGAAGACCGCGCGCGAGGTCGACTTCGGGCGCTTCTTCCGCCGCGTCTCCGCGCTCGACGTCGCGATGATGACGCGCCAGCTCGCGACGCTGCTCAAGAGCGGCGTGCCGCTCGTCGAGTCGATGAGCGCGCTGATCGATCAGCTCGAGAACCCCGAGCTGAAGAACGCGCTCACGCAGACGCGCGACAAGGTGAACGAGGGCTCGAGCCTCGCCGACGCGCTCAAGGCGCACCCCGCGATCTTCAGCGACCTCTTCGTGAACATGGTCGCGGCGGGCGAGGCCTCGGGCACGCTCGAGACCGTGCTCGGCCGCCTCGCGGAGTTCCTCGAGTCGCAGAGCAAGCTGAAGAACAAGGTCAGCTCGGCGCTCGCCTATCCGGCGTTCATGGCGCTCATGAGCATGGCGACCGTCGCGATCATGATGGTCGTCGTCGTGCCGAAGGTGACGAGCATCTTCGACGACTTCCAGCAGGCGCTCCCCTGGTACACGCGGCTGCTCATCTTCATGAGCGACGTGTTCACCGGCTACTGGTGGCTGCTCATCCTGATGATCGCGGGCGCGATCTACGGGTGGCGGCGCTGGGTCACGACGACCGAGGGCCGCGCGAAGTGGGATCGCTGGCTCCTCGGACTGCCGCTCTTCGGGAAGCTCTTCCTGATGGTCGCGGTGTCGCGCTTCTCGCGCACGCTCTCGACGCTGCTCAAGAGCGGCGTGCCGATCCTCCACGCGATGGAGATCACGAAGAACGTGCTCGGCAACGTCGAGCTGCAGCGCGTCGTCGAGGAAGCGACGGGATCGATCCGCGAGGGCGAGAGCATCGCGGTGCCGCTCAAGCGCAGCGGGCGCTTCCCGCCGATCGTCACGCACATGATCGCGATCGGCGAGCGCTCGGGTCAGCTCGAGGAGATGCTCGAGAACGTCGCGCTCGCCTACGACAACCAGGTCGAGACGCGCGTGCAGACGATGACCTCGCTGCTCGAGCCCGCGATGATCGTCGTCATGGGAGGAATCTCGGGCGGTATCGCGTTCTCCATCCTGATGCCGCTGATGCGCATCAACGAGTTCGTGCAGTGA
- a CDS encoding GspE/PulE family protein, protein MEQNAAQQKFVGEILVRRGALDASKLPELLRTAEEKDARLLDLLNVTGEVRQETVVRALAEEVGIPFHDKVRHEEIPAELVDRVPINFARQHRVLPLESKLDGRIVHVAIANPLDPAPLDDLRALLGCDVLPIAATAEAIEDAINRVYERKDDKGLDKAKEGEEVEELQDLIDMTDEAPVIRWVNNLFYQAADQRASDIHIEPSDKEVQVRYRVDGNLHVAKTAHKGFLQSIVSRVKIEAGLNIAEKRLPQDGRITKKIKGRVIDVRVSTIPTSKGERIVMRLLDKEKTLLDLEDLGYAGAYLETLHHLATRPNGIILVTGPTGSGKTTTLYAALSRINTPDLNILTAEDPVEYELRGIGQMHVQPKIGLTFAAALRSFLRQDPDVIMVGEIRDHETAEIAIHASLTGHLVLSTIHTNDAAGAVTRLVEMGTQPFLISSSLLAAVAQRLVRRLCVHCRQPYEPTDQDFRSLGVDRSRLAAIVSSPGVQPWTGLRTSTTPPPPDGGDGVPWGADDDVALLDDEPTGLHRVPTISAAPKKKPNGGGMRPVFYRAVGCGECSHTGYRGRIAIAEILMIDEPVRREILNQSDAVTITRAATTRGMRTLREDGARQVVLGITSLEEVLAATQAGDLE, encoded by the coding sequence ATGGAGCAGAACGCAGCCCAGCAGAAGTTCGTCGGCGAGATCCTCGTGCGCCGTGGTGCGCTCGACGCATCGAAGCTGCCCGAGCTGCTCCGCACCGCGGAGGAGAAGGACGCGCGGCTGCTCGATCTCCTGAACGTCACGGGTGAGGTGCGTCAGGAGACGGTCGTCCGTGCGCTCGCGGAAGAGGTCGGGATCCCCTTCCACGACAAGGTGCGCCACGAGGAGATCCCGGCCGAGCTGGTCGATCGCGTGCCGATCAACTTCGCGCGTCAGCACCGCGTGCTCCCGCTCGAGTCGAAGCTCGACGGGCGCATCGTGCACGTCGCGATCGCGAACCCGCTCGACCCCGCGCCGCTCGACGATCTGCGCGCGCTGCTCGGCTGCGACGTGCTGCCGATCGCCGCGACCGCCGAGGCGATCGAGGACGCGATCAACCGCGTCTACGAGCGCAAGGACGACAAGGGCCTCGACAAGGCGAAGGAAGGCGAGGAGGTCGAGGAGCTCCAGGACCTCATCGACATGACGGACGAAGCGCCCGTCATCCGGTGGGTCAACAACCTCTTCTACCAAGCGGCCGATCAGCGCGCGTCCGACATCCACATCGAGCCGAGCGACAAGGAGGTGCAGGTCCGCTATCGCGTCGACGGCAACCTCCACGTCGCGAAGACCGCACACAAGGGCTTCCTACAGTCGATCGTCTCGCGCGTGAAGATCGAGGCGGGCCTCAACATCGCGGAGAAGCGCCTCCCGCAGGACGGCCGCATCACCAAGAAGATCAAGGGACGCGTGATCGACGTGCGTGTCTCGACGATCCCGACGAGCAAGGGCGAGCGCATCGTCATGCGTCTCCTCGACAAGGAGAAGACGCTGCTCGACCTCGAGGACCTCGGCTACGCCGGCGCGTACCTCGAGACGCTGCACCACCTCGCGACGCGCCCCAACGGCATCATCCTCGTGACCGGCCCGACCGGCAGCGGAAAGACGACGACGCTCTACGCCGCGCTGAGCCGCATCAACACGCCGGACCTCAACATCCTCACCGCCGAGGATCCCGTCGAGTACGAGCTGCGCGGCATCGGTCAGATGCACGTGCAGCCGAAGATCGGGCTCACGTTCGCAGCCGCGCTGCGCTCGTTCCTGCGCCAGGACCCCGACGTGATCATGGTCGGTGAGATCCGCGACCACGAGACCGCCGAGATCGCGATCCACGCGTCGCTCACCGGTCACTTGGTGCTCTCGACGATCCACACCAACGACGCGGCGGGCGCGGTCACGCGTCTCGTCGAGATGGGCACCCAGCCCTTCCTCATCTCGAGCTCGCTGCTCGCCGCGGTCGCGCAGCGCCTGGTGCGTCGTCTCTGCGTGCACTGCCGCCAGCCCTACGAGCCGACCGATCAGGACTTCCGATCGCTCGGTGTCGATCGCAGCCGCCTCGCGGCGATCGTCAGCTCGCCGGGCGTGCAGCCGTGGACGGGCCTGCGCACGAGCACGACGCCTCCTCCGCCCGACGGAGGCGATGGAGTGCCGTGGGGCGCCGACGACGACGTCGCGCTCCTCGACGACGAGCCCACGGGCCTGCACCGCGTGCCCACGATCAGCGCGGCGCCGAAGAAGAAGCCGAACGGCGGCGGGATGCGCCCCGTGTTCTACCGCGCGGTGGGCTGCGGCGAGTGCTCGCACACCGGCTATCGCGGGCGAATCGCGATCGCCGAGATCCTCATGATCGACGAGCCGGTGCGCCGCGAGATCCTGAACCAGAGCGACGCGGTGACGATCACGCGCGCCGCGACCACGCGCGGCATGCGCACGCTCCGCGAGGACGGTGCGCGCCAGGTCGTGCTCGGCATCACGAGCCTCGAGGAGGTCCTCGCCGCGACGCAGGCGGGGGACCTGGAGTAA
- the gspD gene encoding type II secretion system secretin GspD: MRTRLALPILLTSASIMISGLGLAIGGQTAGAQERPQVTIPRPRVPQPETPPAEGGGGAPSKIQPFETGLEESEVRPTPPGARVSFNLEDADLPDLVRLIARITGKRFILPSKGRSIKATIYSPTDVTAAEAYQAFLSILTLNGMTLEPAGRYLKIVDSAGLAQKVLPMYQDGQSTPADDRYVTRMVRVENVSAEDVATLLSRFKTEAGDITAYAPTNTLIISDTGANIRRMLGILAEIDIPRTGEQIWIEPVHYAPAAEMAETLQQIFPTEGEGAAGGGGATKARAATPRAGRAPVTREGAAEGAAEGPATVGARTGESRVTSIIPEERSNQLIIVATERAYLRILEVLRVLDQPVEGEGGVHIYRLQYADSEVMAEVLSGLIEGGGGGGGGGAGEGKAPRRAAAEGAAGGAGAVAGLSGAEISITAHKDTNSLLITATAQDYASLRRVIDRLDVVPRQVFIEAVVMELSITRTTKLGLSYHGGLPEPELDIAGVEGQGLSVLGFGAASSIGFPASALAGDTLTGLALGVRGPSFTVPGVGISVPSFGVVLNALATSSDVDVLATPHLIAMDNTEAEINVGANVPLQTSGIPFGGAGGLGALGGLGGTGTTGQAAGGLGALAGLAGGLGGLGGGGLARQSVGTIIRVTPHINDAGEIRMEIEEEISEAGEALPGNLGAIPIQQRIAKTQVLVRDQQTVVIGGLMRDRISTTETKIPILGDIPIIGALFRQTSRQTQKTNLLLFLTPYVIRTPDDLRAIFERKMRERQEFIDRYFVFGDHDYDPPLDYSRTRGLLGEIFMELDALDEERALAEELRSRPPPEHRPRAPLGTAEFDSGTSGGVVIIGPEGESAPAEVQVTAPEPAPSTDTVEVTPPQQ, encoded by the coding sequence GTGAGGACCCGTCTCGCACTGCCCATCCTCCTGACCTCGGCCTCGATCATGATCAGCGGGCTGGGCCTCGCGATCGGCGGTCAGACCGCCGGCGCGCAGGAGCGCCCACAGGTGACGATCCCGCGCCCGCGCGTGCCGCAGCCGGAGACGCCGCCCGCCGAGGGCGGTGGCGGCGCGCCGTCGAAGATCCAGCCGTTCGAGACGGGCCTCGAGGAGAGCGAGGTGCGCCCGACGCCGCCCGGCGCGCGCGTGTCGTTCAACCTCGAGGACGCGGATCTGCCGGACCTCGTGCGCCTGATCGCGCGCATCACCGGCAAGCGCTTCATCCTCCCGAGCAAGGGCCGCAGCATCAAGGCGACGATCTACTCGCCGACCGACGTGACCGCGGCCGAGGCGTACCAGGCGTTCCTCTCGATCCTCACGCTCAACGGCATGACGCTCGAGCCCGCGGGCCGGTACCTGAAGATCGTCGACTCGGCCGGCCTCGCGCAGAAGGTCCTGCCGATGTACCAGGACGGGCAGAGCACGCCGGCCGACGATCGCTACGTCACGCGCATGGTGCGCGTGGAGAACGTGAGCGCCGAGGACGTCGCGACGCTGCTCTCGCGCTTCAAGACGGAAGCGGGCGACATCACTGCGTACGCGCCGACGAACACGCTGATCATCAGCGACACCGGCGCGAACATCCGGCGCATGCTCGGGATCCTCGCGGAGATCGACATCCCGCGCACGGGCGAGCAGATCTGGATCGAGCCCGTGCACTACGCGCCCGCCGCCGAGATGGCGGAGACGCTGCAGCAGATCTTCCCGACCGAAGGCGAAGGCGCGGCCGGAGGAGGAGGCGCGACGAAGGCTCGCGCCGCGACACCGCGCGCGGGACGAGCGCCGGTGACGCGCGAAGGTGCGGCCGAGGGCGCAGCCGAGGGCCCGGCGACGGTCGGAGCGCGCACCGGTGAGTCGCGCGTCACCTCGATCATCCCCGAGGAGCGCAGCAACCAGCTGATCATCGTCGCGACCGAGCGCGCCTATCTGCGCATCCTCGAGGTGCTGCGCGTGCTCGATCAGCCGGTCGAGGGCGAGGGCGGCGTGCACATCTATCGCCTGCAGTACGCCGACTCCGAGGTGATGGCCGAGGTGCTCTCGGGCCTCATCGAAGGTGGTGGCGGGGGCGGCGGTGGCGGCGCCGGCGAGGGCAAGGCGCCGCGTCGTGCTGCCGCGGAAGGTGCCGCGGGCGGTGCGGGCGCGGTCGCGGGCCTCTCGGGCGCGGAGATCTCGATCACTGCGCACAAGGACACGAACTCGCTGCTCATCACCGCGACCGCGCAGGACTACGCGTCGCTGCGGCGGGTGATCGATCGGCTCGACGTGGTGCCGCGACAGGTCTTCATCGAGGCCGTCGTGATGGAGCTGTCGATCACGCGCACGACGAAGCTCGGCCTCAGCTACCACGGCGGTCTGCCCGAGCCCGAGCTCGACATCGCGGGCGTCGAAGGGCAGGGCCTCTCGGTGCTCGGCTTCGGCGCAGCGAGCTCGATCGGGTTCCCGGCGAGCGCGCTCGCGGGCGACACGCTCACCGGCCTCGCGCTCGGCGTGCGCGGTCCTTCGTTCACCGTGCCCGGCGTCGGAATCTCGGTGCCGAGCTTCGGTGTCGTGCTCAACGCGCTGGCGACGTCGAGCGACGTCGACGTGCTCGCGACGCCGCACCTCATCGCGATGGACAACACCGAGGCCGAGATCAACGTCGGCGCGAACGTCCCGCTGCAGACCTCGGGCATTCCGTTCGGCGGCGCGGGCGGGCTCGGCGCGCTCGGTGGGCTCGGCGGCACCGGCACCACGGGCCAGGCCGCGGGCGGTCTCGGTGCGCTCGCGGGCCTCGCGGGCGGTCTCGGTGGTCTCGGCGGCGGCGGGCTCGCGCGCCAGTCGGTCGGTACGATCATCCGCGTCACCCCGCACATCAACGACGCGGGCGAGATCCGGATGGAGATCGAGGAAGAGATCTCCGAAGCGGGCGAGGCGCTGCCCGGCAACCTCGGCGCGATCCCGATCCAGCAGCGCATCGCGAAGACGCAGGTGCTGGTGCGCGATCAGCAGACCGTCGTGATCGGCGGCCTCATGCGCGACCGCATCAGCACGACCGAGACGAAGATCCCGATCCTCGGCGACATCCCGATCATCGGCGCGCTCTTCCGCCAGACGTCGCGCCAGACCCAGAAGACGAACCTGCTGCTCTTCCTGACGCCCTACGTGATCCGCACGCCCGACGATCTGCGCGCGATCTTCGAGCGAAAGATGCGCGAGCGTCAGGAGTTCATCGATCGCTACTTCGTGTTCGGCGATCACGACTACGACCCGCCGCTCGACTACTCGCGAACGCGAGGCCTGCTCGGCGAGATCTTCATGGAGCTCGACGCGCTCGACGAAGAGCGAGCGCTGGCCGAGGAGCTGCGGAGCCGGCCGCCTCCGGAGCACCGCCCGCGCGCACCGCTCGGCACGGCCGAGTTCGACAGCGGCACCAGCGGCGGCGTCGTGATCATCGGCCCGGAAGGCGAGTCGGCCCCCGCAGAGGTGCAGGTCACGGCGCCCGAGCCGGCCCCTTCGACCGATACCGTCGAGGTCACGCCGCCCCAGCAGTGA